The DNA segment ATCGTGACGTCGTCCTCGCGGATATCGACGTACGGGTAGGTGTCGCTGCGGCTGATCGTATCAACTAGCAGCGCATCGCATTTCACGCTGGAGCGGGATCCTTGTGCCCCTTTGTTGACCTGTACCAGGCCACGGTAGGAGGTGCGGCCACCGCCGCGGGCCACCGACTTGGACACGATGTTGCTCGACGTGTTGGGCGCCAGGTGCAGCATTTTGGCACCGGTGTCCTGGTGCTGGTCTTCGCCGGCGAACGCCACCGACAACACCTCGCCCTTGGCGTGCTCGCCGGTCATCCAGACCGACGGATATTTCATGGTCACCTTGGACCCGATGTTGCCGTCGATCCACTCCATGGTGGCGCCGGCTTCGGCGCGGGCCCGCTTGGTCACCAGGTTGTAGACGTTGGTCGACCAGTTCTGGATCGTGGTGTAACGCACGCGCGCATGCGGTTTCACGATGATCTCGACCACCGCGGAGTGCAGCGAGTCCGATTTGTAGATGGGCGCGGTGCAGTTGTGTACGGCGAACCCGTAGGCGAGGTAGCTGTCGGGTTCCTCGACATCGAGGTTGTAGACGGGCTCATGCGCTTCGCGGACCGCTCGCTTTTTGATCGGTACCGCGAAGTAGTCGCCGCAGTCGCGGACCTGTCGGGCGCCGTGGCCGCCCTCGGTCCACTGCACCTGGTAGATGTCTTTGCGAACGACGTTGCGGCCCATGATCACACCGGGGCCGCCCGGTCGGCGCAGTTCAACAGTGGCGTAGTGACCCAGACGCGCCAGGATCGACTGCAACTGGAACGCCCACACGCGCGACGTGGTGTGCACGCGCTTCCAGTCAACGCCACCGCGCCGGGTGACGTTGCCGTCTCCCTTGACATAGGCGTCCACCAGTTCTCGCAGGAATGTCTCGTCCTGACGCATCACGAGATCCGACAGCTTCTTCTTCGACGACCCGATGCCGACGTTGTCGCGCATCGCCGCATAGCCCGCCTTCGTGTACACGGTGACGCGGGCCGAATGCTTGTGCTCCTCGATCAATACCGATCCCGACTTCTCGTACAGCGATTTGCACGCTTGGCGCACATCCTCGACGTACTCGAACTCATCGGCGTGGAAGGAGAAGATCAGCGACTCATAGCCATTGGTGAGACACGCGTGACCCTCGGCCAGGTAGTAGCCCGCCAGGCGCGCAAACTCGGGCGGCAAAACCGTCCTGTGGGGGATCGGTTTCGGCTTGGGGTAGATCAGGAAGTCGCCCTCGGCCACGTTCTTGGCCGCGATCCACCGCGGCTCGGCACGACGCAGCTTGGTGCTGTTGACTTCAGCCGTCCACCCGCTGCGCTCCTTGCGCGCGCGCACCTCGTCACGCGGAACGACAAGCAGGGGATGCTCAGCCGTGACGGAGAACCTATTGGCGGGCGACATCGGCGTGAAGCTGAACAGCTCGCCGTTGAGGTCGCGCATCTGCACGGCGGTCACCCGATGCGGCCGCCCGTCGTGGCCAGTGACGAAGTCACCGACGCGAATCGACTCGATGGGCCGCAGGTTGCCGTCGGCGGTCGTGATGAGCTCGCCGGCGGGCAGGCAGCCCTCCACGTAGTGCACGTAAGAGCCCTCATCGGCGATGATCAGCGTTCGCTCGAACTGGCCCATGTTCTCGGTGTTGATCCGGAAGTAGGCCTGCAGCGGAATGTCGACGTGGACGCCGGGCGGGACATAAATAAAGGACCCGCCACTCCACACTGCTGTATTCAACGCAGAAAACTTATTATCGCCAGCAGGAATTACCGAACCGAAATACTGCTTGAAGATGTCCGGATGTTCCCGCAATCCGGTGTCGGTGTCGAGGAAGATGACTCCTTGCTTTTCAAGGTCTTCCCGGATCTGGTGGTAAACGACCTCGGAGTTATGCACCACCAGGCCTTCGGCGATGAAGTTGTGCGGGCCGTCGACCTCGATGTCGTATACCGGCTCGACGGCGTGCGGCTCGATCGCCTTGACCCGCTCGAAGCCGAGCCAATCGTTACCGTGTGCCCGGATGGTCATCCCCTGTGCACCGTTGGACGAATGCATGTAGCGGCGACGACCAAGGCGCTCGGTTCGCTTCGGGTTGCGGCATCCGAGGCGCTCGAAATCACCGGAAATACCCAGCCGCCAAGCAATCTGCATACGCTCGGGCGCGTGCCGGTACGGTTGGGTGAACGACCACGGCCCGCCCGCGCGCAGCCCGGCCAGCTCGGCCAGCTCGCGAGCCTGACCGATCAGGGGTTCATTGGCGCAGGTCAGCAAGATCGAACCACTCTCGTCCGGACCCACGTAGCCGTCGGCGTCGACCCAGCCACCGAGAAATGCCAGCCGCTGATCGACCGGCAATCCGTAGACCCAATCGGGCACCCGCTTAGTCAGCGACAATCCGCCGAACCCCAGCGCAACGATCCACTCAGTCAACGCCTTGGAGTTCACGACCACTCGGTACTGGTCAGCCGCAATGCAACGCAGGCCGAATAGGTTCTTCACCACCCGGGTCAACTCGGCCCGCAGCTCGACATCGGTTGCGGGGATAGCGAACTGAACGCGGTAGGTCTTGGTCGACAGATGAATGTTGCCGTCGCCGATGTAGAGGCCCAGCAGCCACATCAGGTCGATGGAAGTCGCCGCCGGAGCGGTCAACCCGGCAACGGTCGGAAGTTCAACAGCGACACCAAAATCGGGAACGGTCCGCGGCACCGCAATGAAGTCGCCCGCCTTGATCTCGCCCACAGTGACCCAACGTCGGGCATACCGGGGGCGCCGGCGGCCCTTCGTGCGCTCGTCACGCAGCACCAGCATCGGGTGATTGGCGGTCGCCCGGATGCTGCGCCGGGTGGTCGTGACGGCATAAGTAAGCCGGGTGTCGGTCTGCGCTGCCGCCTTAACCGGCGCCACCACAAATCGTTCGGCCTCCTCGTCGTAGGCGAACACCCGGTCTCCGTACCCGATCTCCTTGATCGGGACCTGGCCGCGGTTGGCGGTCCACACCAAGCTGTCACCCGCCAGGCATTCGTACTGCGCGGCGACACCGGCCACCAACCGCTGCTTCTCGGCCTCCGGGATGCCCAGCCGGTCGTAGGTGTTGCGGATGTCTTCGGGCAGTTCATCCCAGCTCGCGGCCTGCTTTTCGGTGGAGCGCACAAAGTATTTGATGTTGTCAAAGTCGATGGCGTCGAGGTTGGCTCCCCAGCGCGGCATGGGCTTGCGCTCGAAGATGCGCAGCGCCTTCAGCCGGTTCTGCAGCATCCATTCGGGCTCGTTTTTCTTCGCGGAGATGTCACGGACAACCGCCTCGGACAGACCACGCTGCGCGCTGGCGCCGGCGACGTCGGAGTCCGCCCAGCCGTATTCGTACCGACCCAGCGAGGCGATTGCCTCTTCCTGCGTCAGCGCCGCCCGCGCGGGGGGCTCGGCAACGGTCTTGTTGGCCTCTGGCGTGAGTGTCATCGGGACGCTCCTCTGGTGCTCGTGATGTGCGGGCGCGGGCTGAACGCCGGGGTCAGGGGGACATGGGTGGTGCAGGCGCAGTCTCCGTTGACGATGGTCGCCAACCGCTGCACGTGGGTGCCGAGCACCTCGGCCATCGCCTGCTGCTCGGCTTCGCACAACTCGGGGAATTCCTCGGCGACGTGGGACACCGGGCAGTGATGCTGGCAGATTTGCACGCCGTGGATCGGCCCGCCCACCCGGGTGGTGGTGGCGACGTAGCCGGCCTTGGTGAGCGCGCCGGCGATCCGCTCGGCCGCCGCTTCGACCGCGGCATCG comes from the Mycobacterium shinjukuense genome and includes:
- the sufB gene encoding intein-containing Fe-S cluster assembly protein SufB, whose translation is MTLTPEANKTVAEPPARAALTQEEAIASLGRYEYGWADSDVAGASAQRGLSEAVVRDISAKKNEPEWMLQNRLKALRIFERKPMPRWGANLDAIDFDNIKYFVRSTEKQAASWDELPEDIRNTYDRLGIPEAEKQRLVAGVAAQYECLAGDSLVWTANRGQVPIKEIGYGDRVFAYDEEAERFVVAPVKAAAQTDTRLTYAVTTTRRSIRATANHPMLVLRDERTKGRRRPRYARRWVTVGEIKAGDFIAVPRTVPDFGVAVELPTVAGLTAPAATSIDLMWLLGLYIGDGNIHLSTKTYRVQFAIPATDVELRAELTRVVKNLFGLRCIAADQYRVVVNSKALTEWIVALGFGGLSLTKRVPDWVYGLPVDQRLAFLGGWVDADGYVGPDESGSILLTCANEPLIGQARELAELAGLRAGGPWSFTQPYRHAPERMQIAWRLGISGDFERLGCRNPKRTERLGRRRYMHSSNGAQGMTIRAHGNDWLGFERVKAIEPHAVEPVYDIEVDGPHNFIAEGLVVHNSEVVYHQIREDLEKQGVIFLDTDTGLREHPDIFKQYFGSVIPAGDNKFSALNTAVWSGGSFIYVPPGVHVDIPLQAYFRINTENMGQFERTLIIADEGSYVHYVEGCLPAGELITTADGNLRPIESIRVGDFVTGHDGRPHRVTAVQMRDLNGELFSFTPMSPANRFSVTAEHPLLVVPRDEVRARKERSGWTAEVNSTKLRRAEPRWIAAKNVAEGDFLIYPKPKPIPHRTVLPPEFARLAGYYLAEGHACLTNGYESLIFSFHADEFEYVEDVRQACKSLYEKSGSVLIEEHKHSARVTVYTKAGYAAMRDNVGIGSSKKKLSDLVMRQDETFLRELVDAYVKGDGNVTRRGGVDWKRVHTTSRVWAFQLQSILARLGHYATVELRRPGGPGVIMGRNVVRKDIYQVQWTEGGHGARQVRDCGDYFAVPIKKRAVREAHEPVYNLDVEEPDSYLAYGFAVHNCTAPIYKSDSLHSAVVEIIVKPHARVRYTTIQNWSTNVYNLVTKRARAEAGATMEWIDGNIGSKVTMKYPSVWMTGEHAKGEVLSVAFAGEDQHQDTGAKMLHLAPNTSSNIVSKSVARGGGRTSYRGLVQVNKGAQGSRSSVKCDALLVDTISRSDTYPYVDIREDDVTMGHEATVSKVSENQLFYLMSRGLTEDEAMAMVVRGFVEPIAKELPMEYALELNRLIELQMEGAVG